The proteins below are encoded in one region of Oculatellaceae cyanobacterium:
- the hisD gene encoding histidinol dehydrogenase, whose product MLRIITEQTEALTELRRICDRTHDDQIFNKEATVREVLQAVKRQGDKALLHYTAEFDGQNLNIEDLRVSGSEMDAAYQQVSKELLNAIQLACKNIEAFHRQRVPKSWVQFGDDDVVLGKRYTPVDRAGLYVPGGRASYPSTVLMNAVPAKVAGVPKIVMVTPPGPDKKVNAAVLVAAQEAGIEEIYRVGGAQAIAALAYGTDTIPKVDVITGPGNIYVTLAKKLVYGTVGIDSLAGPSEVLIIADQTANPTYIAADMLAQAEHDPMAAAILVTTDSVLAKKVQNEVEQQLRNHQRRLLTEKAIAHYGLIVVVDSLEEAAELSNHFAPEHLELEIAEPWELLNQIRHAGAIFLGNSTPEAVGDYLAGPNHTLPTSGAARYASALGVETFIKHSSLIQYSPKALQKVANAIQVLADAEGLPSHADSVRLRTQGNSEL is encoded by the coding sequence ATGCTGCGAATTATTACTGAGCAGACTGAGGCACTAACTGAACTGCGGCGGATCTGCGATCGCACCCACGACGACCAGATTTTTAATAAAGAAGCCACAGTTCGGGAAGTTTTACAAGCAGTTAAACGCCAAGGGGATAAAGCCCTCTTGCACTATACTGCGGAATTTGATGGACAAAATCTAAATATTGAAGATCTCCGCGTCAGTGGCTCAGAAATGGATGCCGCCTATCAACAGGTATCCAAGGAGTTACTAAATGCGATTCAGTTAGCTTGCAAAAATATTGAAGCATTTCATCGGCAACGTGTGCCTAAATCTTGGGTGCAATTTGGTGATGATGATGTCGTTTTGGGTAAGCGATATACGCCTGTAGATCGGGCTGGATTGTATGTTCCAGGCGGTCGTGCGTCTTATCCTAGTACTGTATTGATGAATGCTGTTCCAGCCAAAGTGGCGGGTGTTCCTAAAATTGTGATGGTGACACCTCCAGGGCCAGATAAAAAGGTCAACGCCGCCGTATTGGTGGCAGCCCAAGAAGCGGGAATTGAAGAGATTTATCGAGTAGGAGGAGCGCAAGCGATCGCGGCTTTGGCTTATGGTACAGACACCATCCCCAAGGTAGATGTAATTACTGGCCCAGGGAACATTTATGTTACTTTGGCAAAAAAATTGGTGTACGGCACAGTGGGGATTGATTCTCTGGCTGGCCCATCGGAAGTGTTAATTATTGCGGATCAAACTGCTAATCCTACATATATAGCGGCTGATATGCTGGCGCAGGCGGAACATGATCCGATGGCGGCGGCAATCTTAGTGACAACTGACTCTGTGCTGGCAAAGAAAGTACAGAACGAAGTTGAACAGCAGTTGAGAAATCACCAGCGACGGCTACTGACAGAAAAAGCGATCGCTCATTATGGTTTGATTGTTGTAGTTGATTCTCTAGAAGAAGCAGCAGAACTTTCTAACCATTTCGCCCCAGAACACTTAGAGCTAGAAATAGCAGAACCTTGGGAGTTGCTTAACCAAATTCGTCATGCTGGCGCAATCTTTTTGGGTAACTCGACCCCAGAAGCGGTGGGAGACTATTTAGCTGGCCCAAATCACACCTTACCAACGTCAGGTGCTGCTCGTTATGCTTCTGCTTTGGGAGTAGAAACATTTATTAAACACTCAAGTTTAATTCAATACTCTCCTAAAGCACTACAAAAAGTTGCTAATGCTATACAGGTTTTAGCTGATGCTGAAGGTTTACCATCCCATGCTGATTCAGTAAGACTGCGGACGCAGGGTAACAGCGAACTTTGA
- the hslO gene encoding Hsp33 family molecular chaperone HslO produces the protein MADQLIRATAADGGIRAVGVITTRLTEEARRRHKLSYVATAALGRSMSSGLLLASSMKPQQSRVNIRIKGDGPLGGLLVDAGLDGTVRGYVENPSVELPPNAKGKLDVGGAIGEGYLYVVRDVGYGYPYSSTVELVSGEIGDDIAHYLLNSEQTPSAVVVGVFVDAEGVQASGGILLQVMPKAATDEALVETLESRIATLSGFTPLLQAGKTLPEIFQQLLGDMNLVIFPEVQMLRFHCGCSKQRVMGALKMLGEIELQDMIEKDNGAEATCHFCGEVYQASSDELTELIEDLRSQPV, from the coding sequence ATGGCTGATCAGTTAATTCGTGCCACTGCGGCTGATGGTGGAATTAGAGCCGTTGGTGTCATTACAACTCGCCTCACAGAAGAAGCTAGAAGGCGGCACAAGCTTTCTTATGTAGCTACAGCAGCGTTGGGACGCAGTATGTCCTCTGGACTGTTGTTAGCTTCTAGCATGAAACCCCAGCAGTCAAGAGTCAATATTCGGATTAAGGGTGATGGCCCATTGGGTGGACTTTTGGTAGATGCTGGATTAGATGGAACAGTACGCGGTTATGTAGAAAATCCATCTGTTGAACTACCACCAAATGCTAAAGGCAAACTAGATGTTGGTGGAGCAATTGGTGAGGGTTATCTTTATGTAGTGCGTGATGTCGGATATGGCTACCCATATTCCAGTACTGTTGAGCTAGTTTCTGGGGAAATCGGCGACGATATTGCCCACTACTTGCTCAATTCAGAACAAACTCCTTCGGCAGTGGTTGTAGGTGTATTCGTTGACGCTGAGGGTGTGCAGGCATCGGGTGGCATATTGCTGCAAGTGATGCCCAAAGCAGCAACAGACGAAGCTTTAGTAGAAACATTAGAATCACGAATTGCTACGCTATCAGGCTTTACCCCGTTGTTACAAGCAGGTAAAACATTGCCAGAAATCTTTCAACAACTGTTGGGAGATATGAATCTGGTGATTTTCCCAGAAGTGCAAATGTTGCGTTTTCACTGTGGTTGCTCAAAGCAGCGAGTTATGGGCGCTTTGAAAATGCTTGGAGAAATAGAGCTACAGGATATGATTGAGAAAGATAATGGAGCAGAAGCAACCTGCCACTTTTGTGGGGAAGTTTACCAAGCTAGCAGTGATGAATTAACTGAGCTAATTGAAGATTTGCGATCGCAACCTGTTTAG
- the crtD gene encoding C-3',4' desaturase CrtD, with protein sequence MPSSSIGNNKSRVVVIGAGIGGLTTGALLARRGYQVLILDQALVPGGCASTFKRQGFTFDVGATQVAGLEPGGIHYRIFKELEVEIPPATYCDPGCAVYLPGEVAPINVWRDPQKWQIERQRQFPGSEPFWQLLAKLFEVSWEFQSRDPVLPPRNLWDLWQLVSAVRPNTMITLPFTLLTVGDALRLYGLGDDQRLRTFLDLQLKLYSQVSAEETALLYAATALGVSQAPQGLYHLHGSMQVLSDRLVLALQKYGGQLLMRHTVEGINVESSGAASIVIHNQKTGEVWKEPADHVVANVTAQNLVQLLEQVPAGYQQRVDKLPPASGAFVVYLGVDQSAIPSNCPPHLQFLYDYDGVIGENNSLFVSVSKPGDGRAPAGKATIIASSFTDTRIWWQCENYEALKQQYTEEAIARLSQYFHLTPETIVYTESATPRSFARFTARDQGIVGGIGQRVSTFGPFGFANRTPIKRLWLVGDSTHPGEGTAGVSYSALTVVRQIEAS encoded by the coding sequence ATGCCCAGCAGTTCTATTGGCAATAATAAATCCCGTGTGGTTGTAATCGGGGCTGGGATTGGTGGTTTAACAACAGGGGCGTTGTTAGCTCGTCGCGGCTATCAAGTGTTAATTTTAGACCAAGCTTTAGTACCAGGAGGATGTGCTTCAACCTTTAAACGTCAAGGGTTTACTTTTGATGTTGGGGCAACTCAGGTAGCGGGACTGGAACCTGGTGGAATTCACTACCGGATTTTTAAGGAACTAGAGGTGGAAATTCCACCAGCAACGTATTGTGATCCAGGTTGTGCTGTTTACTTACCTGGTGAAGTAGCGCCGATTAATGTTTGGCGTGACCCGCAGAAGTGGCAGATAGAAAGGCAACGTCAATTTCCTGGTAGCGAACCTTTTTGGCAGTTATTGGCTAAGTTATTTGAGGTTAGCTGGGAGTTTCAATCCCGTGACCCTGTTTTGCCACCACGCAATTTATGGGATTTGTGGCAATTGGTGTCGGCGGTTCGCCCTAATACGATGATTACTTTGCCATTTACTTTGTTAACTGTGGGCGATGCGCTCAGGCTGTATGGACTTGGTGACGATCAACGTTTGAGAACGTTTTTGGATTTACAATTAAAGCTTTATTCTCAGGTAAGTGCAGAAGAAACAGCACTATTATACGCGGCTACAGCTTTGGGTGTATCTCAAGCACCTCAAGGGTTGTATCATCTTCATGGTAGTATGCAGGTATTGAGCGATCGCCTAGTTCTAGCTCTACAAAAATACGGCGGTCAGCTATTAATGCGCCATACGGTTGAAGGTATAAATGTTGAAAGTTCAGGCGCTGCGAGTATTGTTATTCATAATCAGAAAACTGGAGAAGTTTGGAAGGAACCAGCAGATCACGTAGTTGCTAATGTTACCGCACAAAATTTGGTGCAGTTGTTGGAACAAGTACCAGCAGGTTATCAACAGCGCGTGGATAAACTACCACCTGCATCGGGTGCTTTTGTAGTGTACTTAGGGGTTGATCAAAGTGCAATTCCCTCAAATTGTCCACCTCATTTGCAGTTTCTTTATGACTACGACGGTGTAATTGGGGAAAATAACTCTTTGTTTGTATCGGTAAGTAAACCTGGGGATGGTCGTGCGCCAGCAGGGAAAGCGACTATTATTGCTTCTTCGTTTACAGATACAAGGATTTGGTGGCAGTGTGAGAATTATGAGGCACTAAAACAGCAGTATACCGAAGAAGCGATCGCTCGTCTTTCTCAATACTTCCACCTGACACCAGAGACAATAGTATATACAGAATCGGCAACTCCCCGCAGCTTTGCTCGTTTTACTGCTCGCGATCAGGGTATTGTTGGCGGTATTGGTCAACGAGTCTCCACTTTTGGCCCCTTTGGTTTTGCTAACCGCACACCTATTAAGCGTTTATGGTTAGTCGGAGATTCTACCCATCCTGGTGAAGGGACGGCAGGGGTTAGCTACTCTGCTCTCACAGTTGTTAGACAAATTGAGGCAAGCTGA
- a CDS encoding universal stress protein, which produces MLKTILVALDESELSERVIKQLGQLQLQPTAKVILSHVMPSNRYEVDVAADRPHTQSEELPYRQIEKQLEFYQAQLPCESQLEIVTGEPAEEIIRLAYIYKAELIVIGSRGLTGMKRILQGSVSSQVVADAPCSVLVVKPQ; this is translated from the coding sequence GTGCTAAAAACTATCTTGGTGGCTCTTGACGAATCAGAACTATCAGAGCGCGTAATTAAACAATTGGGGCAATTGCAACTACAACCAACAGCTAAGGTTATTCTGTCTCATGTTATGCCCTCTAATAGATATGAGGTAGATGTGGCAGCAGACCGACCTCACACCCAATCTGAGGAGTTACCTTATCGACAAATTGAAAAACAGTTAGAATTTTACCAAGCTCAACTTCCCTGTGAGAGTCAACTAGAAATTGTCACAGGTGAGCCAGCAGAGGAAATTATCCGTCTGGCATATATTTATAAGGCTGAGTTGATTGTAATTGGCAGTCGCGGGCTTACAGGGATGAAGCGAATTTTACAAGGCTCAGTTAGTAGCCAAGTAGTTGCTGATGCGCCTTGTTCGGTGCTAGTAGTTAAACCCCAATAG